Proteins encoded within one genomic window of Bacillus thuringiensis:
- a CDS encoding sporulation histidine kinase inhibitor Sda: protein MKTKHMEQLSTELLTESYYKAKELKLNPDFILLIKQEIIRRSLEDKLVKSS, encoded by the coding sequence TTGAAAACAAAGCATATGGAACAGTTATCTACTGAGTTACTCACTGAGTCTTATTATAAAGCAAAAGAACTAAAATTAAATCCCGACTTCATTTTACTTATAAAACAAGAAATTATTAGACGCTCATTAGAGGACAAGCTGGTCAAATCGTCTTAA
- a CDS encoding histidine phosphatase family protein — protein MEIVFVRHGEGEHTRDLPSSLKVLHPPLTDEGRNQAKLLQCNVPLQETDILIASPTLRTLQTATIWSAKVACQKIVHPYVSPRIFPYREEARTLPCDYIVDQGMITKLFPHFSIEKSSNNQLWKEGINTISENSFQQIVDEFLLWCYELSVERICILSHDGTITAYRQYLQKVVLTRSDFLQETGIYEMDVSLKSLINEI, from the coding sequence ATGGAAATCGTCTTTGTTCGGCACGGGGAAGGAGAACATACAAGGGATTTGCCATCAAGTTTAAAAGTGCTTCATCCGCCATTGACGGATGAAGGAAGGAATCAGGCTAAATTACTTCAATGCAATGTGCCATTACAAGAGACGGATATATTAATTGCTAGTCCTACACTTAGAACTTTGCAAACAGCGACAATATGGAGTGCGAAAGTTGCTTGTCAAAAAATCGTTCATCCATATGTATCTCCGCGTATTTTTCCTTATCGAGAAGAAGCGAGAACATTACCGTGCGATTATATAGTAGATCAGGGAATGATAACAAAGTTATTTCCGCATTTTTCGATAGAGAAAAGCTCAAATAATCAGTTATGGAAGGAAGGTATAAACACTATTTCAGAGAATAGTTTTCAGCAAATAGTAGATGAATTTCTTCTTTGGTGTTATGAACTGAGTGTTGAAAGAATTTGCATTTTATCTCACGACGGGACAATTACAGCATATAGGCAATATTTACAGAAAGTCGTTTTAACTAGATCTGATTTTTTGCAAGAAACGGGTATATATGAAATGGATGTATCCCTTAAAAGTTTGATTAATGAGATCTAA
- a CDS encoding DoxX family protein translates to MVIQFLRENKAVSFVLAVIRVYLGYTWLMAGIGKLQGKGFDATGYLQGAIEKSKGAQPAVQSWWASFLQEFAIPNVDLFNTLVTWGEILVGIGLIVGCLTKTAVFFGLVMNFSYMFSGSIGVNPEMVILSMFVLVSGMNAGKFGMDGFVIPKVLGSKTQKRQKQAA, encoded by the coding sequence ATGGTTATTCAATTTTTAAGAGAAAACAAAGCAGTTTCTTTTGTATTAGCAGTAATTCGAGTATATCTTGGTTACACATGGTTAATGGCTGGAATCGGTAAACTACAAGGAAAAGGATTCGATGCAACAGGTTATTTGCAAGGTGCAATTGAAAAATCTAAAGGTGCACAACCGGCTGTTCAATCTTGGTGGGCATCATTCTTACAAGAATTTGCAATTCCAAATGTAGATTTGTTTAATACACTTGTAACATGGGGGGAAATTTTAGTCGGAATTGGTTTAATTGTAGGCTGTTTAACAAAAACAGCGGTCTTTTTTGGCCTTGTAATGAACTTTTCCTATATGTTTAGTGGGTCAATTGGTGTGAACCCTGAGATGGTTATCTTATCTATGTTTGTTCTTGTTTCCGGTATGAACGCTGGGAAATTTGGAATGGATGGCTTTGTTATCCCGAAAGTATTAGGATCAAAAACTCAAAAACGCCAAAAGCAAGCTGCTTAA
- a CDS encoding YqeG family HAD IIIA-type phosphatase, translated as MKLFLPNEYVKNVYHVQPEDLKKRGIKGVITDLDNTLIEWDRPNATPQLEEWFLKMKELDIQVTVVSNNNEQRVKDFADPLGIPFIHSARKPFVRAFKRAMQEMHLQPDEVVVIGDQLLTDVLGGNRVGLHTILVVPVAQTDGLVTRFNRKIERRIMKNMKKKGLINWEE; from the coding sequence TTGAAGCTATTTTTACCAAATGAATATGTGAAGAATGTATATCATGTTCAACCAGAAGATTTGAAAAAACGTGGAATTAAAGGCGTTATTACTGATTTAGATAACACTTTAATTGAATGGGATCGTCCAAATGCAACGCCGCAACTTGAAGAGTGGTTTTTGAAAATGAAAGAGCTAGACATTCAAGTAACGGTCGTTTCAAATAATAATGAGCAACGAGTAAAAGACTTTGCTGATCCATTAGGTATTCCATTTATTCATAGTGCGCGTAAACCATTTGTTCGTGCATTTAAGCGTGCGATGCAAGAGATGCACCTGCAACCAGATGAAGTTGTAGTAATTGGGGATCAGTTACTAACAGATGTTTTAGGTGGAAACCGAGTGGGACTTCATACAATTTTAGTTGTACCGGTAGCACAAACGGACGGATTAGTAACGCGCTTTAATCGGAAAATTGAACGAAGAATTATGAAAAACATGAAGAAAAAAGGTTTAATTAACTGGGAGGAATAG
- the yqeH gene encoding ribosome biogenesis GTPase YqeH, whose translation MTETIKCIGCGVEIQTEDKNEVGYAPASSLEKEQVICQRCFRLKHYNEIQDVSLTDDDFLRILNGIGNSDALVVKIVDIFDFNGSWLPGLHRFVGNNKVLLVGNKADLIPKSVKHDKVKHWMRYSAKQLGLKPEDVFLISAAKGQGIAELADAIEYYRGGKDVYVVGCTNVGKSTFINRMIKEFSDETENVITTSHFPGTTLDLIDIPLDEESSLYDTPGIINHHQMAHYVGKESLKLITPTKEIKPMVFQLNEEQTLFFSGLARFDYVSGGRRAFTCHFSNRLTIHRTKLEKADELYKNHAGDLLSPPTPEELANMPELVKYEFNIREPKTDVVFSGLGWVTVNEPGAKIVAHVPKGVSVSLRKSLI comes from the coding sequence TTGACTGAAACAATTAAATGTATTGGTTGCGGTGTAGAAATTCAGACAGAAGATAAAAATGAAGTAGGATATGCTCCGGCCTCATCTTTAGAGAAAGAACAAGTAATTTGTCAACGCTGTTTTCGTTTGAAGCATTATAACGAAATTCAAGATGTATCATTAACAGATGATGATTTCCTACGTATTCTAAATGGAATTGGAAATTCGGATGCGTTAGTAGTTAAGATTGTAGATATTTTTGATTTTAATGGTAGCTGGTTACCTGGATTACATCGTTTCGTCGGAAATAATAAAGTATTACTTGTTGGGAATAAAGCGGATTTAATTCCTAAGTCAGTAAAACATGATAAAGTAAAGCATTGGATGCGTTATAGTGCAAAGCAGCTAGGATTAAAGCCAGAAGATGTCTTTTTAATTAGTGCAGCGAAGGGACAAGGGATTGCTGAGCTGGCAGATGCTATTGAGTATTACCGTGGCGGAAAAGATGTTTACGTTGTTGGATGTACGAATGTAGGAAAATCAACATTTATTAATCGTATGATTAAAGAATTTAGTGATGAGACTGAAAATGTAATTACAACATCTCATTTCCCTGGAACAACGCTTGATTTAATTGATATTCCATTAGATGAAGAATCTTCTTTATATGATACGCCAGGTATTATTAACCACCATCAAATGGCTCATTATGTTGGAAAAGAAAGCTTAAAGCTTATTACACCAACAAAAGAAATTAAGCCGATGGTGTTCCAATTAAATGAAGAACAAACATTGTTCTTTAGTGGACTGGCACGTTTTGATTATGTAAGTGGTGGTCGTCGTGCATTTACTTGTCACTTCTCGAATCGTTTAACAATCCATCGTACAAAGCTTGAGAAAGCAGATGAATTGTATAAAAATCATGCTGGGGATTTACTAAGCCCACCAACACCAGAAGAATTAGCAAATATGCCAGAGCTAGTGAAATACGAGTTTAATATTCGTGAACCAAAAACGGATGTTGTATTCTCTGGATTAGGATGGGTTACTGTGAACGAACCAGGAGCAAAAATTGTTGCACACGTACCAAAAGGAGTAAGTGTTTCATTACGTAAATCTTTAATTTAA
- a CDS encoding YcdB/YcdC domain-containing protein, translating into MNQKDKERKEQVAHIINIPDDYRLVVDDQEGVDDPYHLLWWEHKEDEERTIQITLNRHTGNLIEFRIEDEKSFSSSKKALEENKAREIANTFLKKYTKEGYEFYSYITVKDDRRGWKEVNYMQEVNGYPLPNTGYVVQVHSTGNVVNFHYNGQKAIETKPSWPSEIVEENVVLENLKARQNMRLVFVDLTHSSCEYENGEEVKGYRLVYEPEPSHAFIDASTGKDLFGPDHYKLPSAVAVEKPKKGSRQDDVFDLFDWDKESFTKVAEAENDDEIRMKFVLKEELQKQKEEKNPYLMNEFFKKHLPMLKYNNFVGIMIDKSTDELTGFIKMTDDKEVKKILSREECLQKVLQFLEQVIPDVTQYLRLWEEREATEDGIERFTFSVYVNGIPAEYKQFMVNINAENGAVVHYSGESSNFIKELLTYETTPKVTKEKALEIYREAMRVKLEWSIDHDVEETVYQLLYKQTTNENDKEFFDGSREIRYIDAHTGEKIWSK; encoded by the coding sequence ATGAATCAAAAAGATAAAGAAAGAAAAGAGCAAGTGGCTCATATTATTAACATTCCAGATGATTATAGGCTTGTTGTAGATGATCAAGAAGGTGTGGATGACCCATATCATCTATTATGGTGGGAGCATAAAGAGGATGAGGAGAGAACGATACAAATAACGTTGAATAGACATACTGGTAATTTAATTGAATTTAGGATAGAGGATGAAAAGTCTTTTTCGAGTAGTAAGAAAGCGCTAGAGGAGAACAAGGCAAGAGAGATTGCAAATACATTCTTAAAAAAATATACAAAAGAAGGATATGAATTTTATTCATATATAACTGTTAAGGATGACAGGCGTGGTTGGAAAGAAGTAAATTATATGCAAGAAGTGAATGGCTATCCATTGCCGAATACAGGATATGTTGTGCAAGTTCACTCTACAGGGAATGTTGTGAATTTCCATTATAATGGACAAAAAGCTATAGAGACAAAACCGTCATGGCCAAGTGAAATTGTTGAGGAGAACGTCGTTTTAGAAAACTTGAAAGCTAGACAAAATATGAGACTTGTATTTGTAGATTTAACACACTCTTCATGTGAGTATGAAAATGGAGAAGAAGTAAAAGGGTACCGTCTTGTATACGAACCAGAGCCAAGTCATGCGTTTATTGATGCAAGTACAGGCAAAGATTTATTTGGACCAGATCATTATAAATTGCCTTCGGCTGTAGCTGTTGAAAAACCGAAAAAAGGTAGTCGGCAAGATGACGTATTCGATTTATTTGACTGGGATAAAGAAAGTTTTACAAAAGTAGCTGAGGCGGAAAATGATGATGAAATAAGAATGAAATTTGTTCTGAAAGAGGAATTACAGAAACAGAAAGAAGAAAAGAATCCATATTTAATGAATGAATTTTTTAAAAAGCATTTACCGATGTTAAAATATAATAATTTTGTTGGCATTATGATTGATAAATCTACCGATGAATTAACTGGTTTTATAAAAATGACAGACGATAAAGAAGTAAAGAAAATACTGTCTAGAGAGGAATGTTTACAAAAAGTACTTCAATTTTTGGAACAAGTTATTCCAGATGTCACACAATATCTACGTCTTTGGGAAGAACGTGAAGCAACAGAAGATGGAATTGAAAGGTTTACCTTTTCCGTATATGTGAATGGTATTCCAGCAGAGTATAAGCAATTTATGGTCAATATCAATGCAGAAAATGGGGCTGTGGTGCATTATTCTGGAGAGTCTAGCAACTTTATAAAAGAATTACTTACATATGAAACAACACCAAAAGTAACAAAGGAAAAAGCGTTAGAAATATACAGAGAGGCCATGCGAGTTAAATTAGAATGGTCTATAGATCATGATGTAGAGGAAACGGTATATCAATTACTGTATAAACAAACAACGAATGAAAATGATAAAGAATTCTTCGACGGTAGTCGAGAAATTCGTTATATTGATGCGCATACTGGGGAGAAAATTTGGAGTAAATAA
- a CDS encoding GTP pyrophosphokinase, with the protein MEYNQSTVNYWKAFVLPYTFALEELKTKFEIMNREAQFLEDYNPFEHIKTRLKQPESIIKKLERKNLLPTVENAQTHLQDIIGIRITCCFVEDIYHLKEVIQKREDMEIIEVKDYIANPKGNGYKSLHMIIKYPLSLNSGTKEVFAEIQLRTLAMDFWASLEHKLYYKYEGKIPEYLKDELHDAAMKAEDLDNKMATIRQDIDDIEACSNQIMLPL; encoded by the coding sequence ATGGAATATAATCAATCAACAGTTAACTACTGGAAAGCTTTTGTACTACCATATACATTTGCTTTAGAAGAGTTAAAAACTAAATTTGAAATTATGAACCGGGAAGCTCAATTTTTAGAGGATTACAACCCGTTTGAACATATAAAAACAAGATTAAAACAACCTGAAAGTATTATTAAAAAGCTTGAACGTAAAAATTTATTACCGACAGTTGAAAATGCCCAGACGCATTTACAAGACATCATCGGCATTCGTATTACATGTTGTTTCGTAGAAGATATTTATCATTTAAAAGAAGTCATTCAAAAGCGTGAAGATATGGAAATCATAGAGGTAAAAGATTATATCGCTAATCCAAAGGGAAACGGCTATAAAAGTTTACACATGATTATTAAATATCCTTTATCACTGAATTCTGGTACAAAAGAAGTCTTTGCAGAAATTCAGTTACGTACGCTTGCAATGGACTTCTGGGCAAGTTTAGAACATAAACTTTATTATAAATATGAAGGGAAAATACCTGAGTATTTAAAAGATGAACTACATGATGCAGCAATGAAGGCTGAAGACCTCGATAATAAAATGGCAACAATCCGCCAAGATATTGATGATATCGAAGCATGCTCAAATCAAATTATGTTACCACTATAA
- the rpmG gene encoding 50S ribosomal protein L33 yields MRVNITLACTECGDRNYISKKNKRNNPERIELKKYCPRLKRVTLHRETK; encoded by the coding sequence ATGCGTGTAAATATTACATTAGCTTGTACAGAGTGCGGTGATCGTAATTATATTTCTAAAAAAAATAAACGAAATAATCCAGAGCGCATTGAACTAAAAAAATATTGTCCACGATTAAAGCGAGTAACGTTACATCGTGAAACGAAGTAG
- a CDS encoding GNAT family N-acetyltransferase has protein sequence MKTIQLDESFIFDLLDLCKAIGWLQDKAFMKKQFEMYLSLGTLVGYMHENKLIAAGGVFPFKDSFSTIGMLIVHPHFQGRGIGRMLLNHCLEHTHPKQPIALIATKAGEPLYTSCGFQTVTTIHRFEKQTTKTHITPTQQVTEQDLVSLISLDQITTGANRSLLYSSLLPRTSHSFKIERNNCIEAFSLCVQKGNILCVTPLIAKQEKDAIQLFKEICECWSGTVRIDVPYSQFSFRKFLQTENFQETLLSPLMIKNDSQLPGNRNMLFAMIDTALC, from the coding sequence ATGAAAACAATACAGCTAGATGAATCTTTTATTTTTGATTTACTCGACCTTTGTAAAGCTATTGGATGGTTACAAGATAAAGCATTTATGAAAAAACAATTCGAAATGTACCTTTCTCTTGGCACACTTGTCGGTTATATGCATGAAAATAAACTGATTGCAGCTGGAGGAGTATTTCCTTTTAAAGATAGTTTTTCTACTATTGGCATGTTAATCGTCCATCCTCATTTTCAAGGCCGAGGCATCGGGCGTATGTTGCTTAATCACTGCTTAGAACACACTCACCCAAAACAACCAATTGCACTTATTGCAACAAAAGCTGGCGAGCCTCTTTATACATCGTGCGGATTTCAAACAGTAACTACGATTCATCGTTTTGAGAAACAAACTACTAAAACACATATTACTCCTACGCAACAAGTGACAGAACAAGATCTTGTATCACTTATTTCTCTTGATCAAATTACAACTGGTGCTAATCGTTCTTTACTTTATTCATCGCTCTTACCAAGAACTAGCCATTCTTTTAAAATTGAGAGAAACAACTGTATAGAAGCTTTTTCCTTATGTGTACAAAAAGGTAACATATTATGCGTCACTCCACTTATTGCAAAGCAAGAGAAGGATGCTATTCAATTATTCAAAGAGATATGCGAATGCTGGAGTGGCACAGTAAGGATTGATGTCCCATATTCACAATTTTCATTTCGTAAATTTCTTCAAACAGAAAATTTCCAAGAAACGCTCCTTTCACCTCTTATGATAAAAAATGATAGCCAACTTCCTGGAAATCGTAATATGCTATTTGCTATGATAGATACAGCGTTATGTTAG
- a CDS encoding alkaline phosphatase, with protein sequence MKKFVKKAWPFAVVASLAVTSVATWNFTRSSEVNADENGSNAKIKNVIVLIGDGMGPSYMTAHRYMKDNPKTFEMESTEFDKHLVGTQKTYPEDEHENITDSASAATAMSAGIKTYNAAIAVDNDKAEVKTVLEQAKEKGKSTGLVATSEITHATPAAFGAHDISRKNMDAIANDYFDEKIKGKHKVDVMLGGGVNNFVRKDRNLTEEFKKSGYSYVTDRNQLLNDKNDQILGLFAPGGLDKMIDRTDKTPSLEEMTNAAIERLNKNKNGFFLMVEGSQIDWAGHDNDIVGAMSEMEDFEKAFKAAIEFAKKDKNTLVVATADHATGGLSLGANGEYNFKVDPIKAAKRTPDFMANEIAKGANVEETLKKYIDLQLTPEEIKAVNDIAPSKDVTKIDNAIEDIFNKRSVTGWTTGGHTGEDVNVYAFGPGKYLFSGVQENTNIAKRVFDIVGGGDPNKGRR encoded by the coding sequence GTGAAAAAGTTTGTGAAAAAAGCATGGCCATTTGCAGTTGTGGCGTCGTTAGCAGTTACTTCGGTGGCAACATGGAATTTTACACGTTCTAGTGAAGTAAATGCAGATGAGAACGGAAGCAATGCAAAGATTAAAAATGTTATTGTGTTAATTGGAGATGGTATGGGTCCTTCATACATGACGGCTCATCGTTATATGAAAGATAATCCGAAAACATTCGAGATGGAATCTACAGAGTTTGATAAACATCTTGTAGGAACACAAAAGACATATCCAGAAGATGAACATGAAAATATCACAGACTCTGCATCAGCAGCAACAGCTATGTCAGCAGGAATTAAAACATATAATGCGGCAATTGCAGTTGATAATGATAAAGCAGAAGTGAAAACTGTCCTTGAACAAGCGAAAGAAAAAGGGAAATCAACGGGACTCGTTGCTACTTCTGAAATTACACATGCAACACCAGCTGCTTTCGGTGCGCATGACATTAGTCGTAAAAACATGGACGCAATTGCAAATGATTATTTTGATGAGAAAATTAAAGGGAAGCATAAAGTAGACGTTATGCTTGGCGGCGGTGTAAATAACTTTGTTAGAAAAGATCGCAATCTTACAGAAGAATTTAAGAAATCTGGTTATAGCTATGTAACAGATCGTAATCAATTGTTAAATGATAAAAATGATCAAATTCTTGGTTTATTTGCGCCAGGCGGTTTAGATAAAATGATTGACCGTACCGATAAAACACCTTCATTAGAAGAAATGACAAATGCAGCAATTGAGCGTTTGAACAAAAATAAAAATGGTTTCTTCTTAATGGTTGAAGGAAGTCAAATCGACTGGGCTGGACACGATAATGATATCGTTGGTGCAATGAGTGAAATGGAAGACTTTGAAAAAGCATTTAAAGCAGCGATTGAGTTTGCGAAAAAAGATAAAAATACGTTAGTCGTTGCAACGGCAGACCACGCTACTGGCGGATTATCTTTAGGTGCGAATGGTGAGTATAACTTTAAAGTAGATCCAATTAAAGCTGCAAAACGCACACCAGACTTCATGGCAAATGAGATTGCAAAAGGTGCAAATGTAGAAGAAACATTGAAAAAATATATTGATTTACAATTAACACCAGAAGAAATTAAAGCGGTAAACGATATTGCTCCTTCAAAAGATGTAACAAAGATTGATAATGCGATTGAAGATATTTTCAATAAGCGTTCGGTTACAGGCTGGACAACAGGTGGACATACAGGGGAAGATGTAAACGTATATGCATTTGGTCCTGGTAAATACTTGTTCTCTGGCGTTCAAGAAAATACAAATATCGCTAAACGTGTATTTGATATTGTTGGCGGTGGCGATCCGAACAAAGGAAGACGCTAA
- a CDS encoding nitroreductase family protein, translating into MNFEELAIARRSAMKFVQGIEIPDEDFKKIFELTKLSPSCYNLQHTHYVVIRDQERKERLKELAFNQYKVSSASAVILVCGDKRAYQNVENIYFGMKVLKMIDECEYEDTIRQTKGLYEGKGERFMEEEAIRNASLSAMTFMYAAKYYGYDTCPMIGFDEKAVQSELNMPEHVVPVLMITIGKSDTTKTRPRGYRKPISEFITYETF; encoded by the coding sequence ATGAACTTTGAAGAATTAGCAATTGCTAGACGTTCTGCAATGAAATTTGTACAAGGAATAGAAATCCCAGATGAGGACTTTAAAAAAATATTTGAGCTAACAAAGCTTTCTCCATCTTGTTACAATTTGCAACATACGCATTATGTTGTAATTCGTGATCAAGAGCGCAAAGAAAGATTAAAAGAGTTAGCTTTTAATCAATATAAAGTATCGAGTGCATCTGCGGTAATACTTGTTTGTGGTGACAAGAGAGCATACCAAAATGTTGAAAATATTTATTTCGGTATGAAGGTTTTAAAGATGATTGATGAATGTGAGTATGAAGATACAATTAGGCAAACGAAAGGGCTATATGAAGGAAAAGGAGAACGCTTCATGGAAGAGGAAGCGATTAGAAATGCTTCGTTAAGTGCGATGACTTTTATGTACGCAGCTAAATATTATGGATATGATACGTGTCCAATGATCGGTTTTGATGAAAAAGCAGTACAAAGTGAATTGAATATGCCAGAGCATGTAGTACCTGTTTTAATGATTACGATAGGAAAAAGTGATACTACTAAAACTCGCCCACGAGGATATCGAAAACCGATTAGTGAGTTTATTACATACGAAACATTTTAA
- a CDS encoding phosphatidylserine decarboxylase, whose amino-acid sequence MRRTLYRLMIELTNGRFTSYILRKFAQSRLSAIIIPSYAKVFQLNQDEMEKGLKEYRTLHELFTRKLKEGKRSIDTGASSIVSPVDGVFADHGPIEDTKTFDIKGKRYSIVDMLGNEERAQRYAGGTYMVIYLSPSHYHRIHSPLAGSVTERFVLGRKSYPVNAAGMEYGKEPLSKNYRSVTEVNSDGEHMALVKVGAMFVNSIELLHERNTVQKGEEMAYFTFGSTVVLLFEKDMIEVVQNLKSGQELRLGEKIATRLAHK is encoded by the coding sequence TTGCGACGTACATTATATCGACTTATGATCGAACTTACAAATGGTCGTTTTACTTCTTATATATTACGTAAATTTGCACAATCTCGTTTGAGCGCTATCATTATTCCATCGTATGCGAAAGTTTTTCAACTTAATCAAGATGAGATGGAAAAGGGTTTGAAGGAATATAGAACATTGCATGAATTATTTACGCGTAAGCTAAAAGAAGGAAAGCGTAGTATTGATACAGGTGCATCGAGTATTGTTAGTCCTGTTGATGGTGTTTTTGCTGATCACGGTCCTATTGAGGACACAAAAACATTTGATATTAAAGGCAAGCGTTATTCAATTGTAGATATGCTAGGTAATGAAGAACGTGCACAGCGATATGCAGGTGGTACATATATGGTTATTTATTTAAGCCCAAGTCATTATCATCGTATTCATAGTCCGCTTGCTGGTTCTGTGACTGAAAGGTTTGTGCTTGGTAGAAAATCATATCCGGTAAATGCAGCTGGTATGGAATACGGGAAAGAACCATTGTCAAAAAATTATCGTTCTGTTACAGAAGTGAATAGTGACGGTGAACATATGGCGCTTGTAAAAGTAGGAGCTATGTTTGTTAATAGTATTGAGCTGCTACATGAAAGAAATACTGTTCAAAAAGGTGAAGAAATGGCATACTTTACATTTGGCTCAACAGTTGTGTTATTGTTTGAAAAAGATATGATAGAAGTAGTGCAGAATTTGAAGAGTGGACAAGAGCTTCGTCTTGGTGAAAAAATTGCTACTCGATTGGCTCATAAGTAA
- a CDS encoding alpha/beta fold hydrolase, with translation MKRFSYFMVGCLTLTLLVGCSAAEKPVEQVKQVKNTLTAKLATEEKMVEIDGQTIYFKKIGNEKPPLLMIHGFGGSSDGFQKVYSDLAKDHTIISVDALGFGRSSKPMDFYYSFPTHANLYYKLMKKLGYDSFAILGHSMGGEISLNLTYLYPEAVTHLILTDATGGPHTFVNKQVSPKPQLSTDLNTVSAVADYDESKVKFKRNDEEHYNKMKLWPRRLQINANEMKQPTLIIWGRNDSSVSWKEGETYHQFLKNSTFHIIEKGYHAPFRQEPQEFVGYVKDFFKNNPIKVEK, from the coding sequence TTGAAGCGATTTAGCTATTTTATGGTAGGTTGTCTTACTCTTACATTATTAGTAGGGTGTAGTGCAGCAGAAAAGCCAGTAGAACAAGTAAAACAAGTTAAAAATACACTTACAGCGAAACTAGCTACCGAGGAAAAAATGGTAGAAATAGATGGGCAAACCATTTACTTTAAAAAGATTGGTAATGAAAAGCCACCTTTACTTATGATCCATGGATTTGGAGGATCATCAGATGGTTTTCAAAAGGTTTACTCAGATTTAGCAAAAGATCACACAATTATTTCTGTAGATGCTTTAGGCTTCGGGCGCTCATCTAAGCCGATGGATTTTTATTATTCTTTCCCAACTCATGCAAATTTGTATTATAAATTAATGAAAAAACTAGGTTATGATTCGTTTGCAATACTGGGACACTCAATGGGGGGAGAAATTTCTCTTAATTTAACATATTTATATCCTGAAGCCGTTACCCACCTTATTTTAACTGATGCTACAGGAGGTCCTCATACATTCGTTAATAAACAAGTTTCTCCTAAGCCACAATTATCAACTGATTTAAATACTGTTTCTGCTGTTGCAGATTATGATGAGAGCAAAGTGAAATTTAAACGTAACGATGAAGAGCATTACAATAAAATGAAATTATGGCCTAGACGTCTTCAAATCAATGCAAATGAAATGAAACAACCAACCTTAATTATATGGGGAAGAAATGATAGTAGCGTTTCTTGGAAAGAAGGAGAAACGTATCATCAATTCTTAAAGAATAGTACTTTCCATATTATTGAAAAAGGTTATCATGCACCATTTCGCCAAGAACCACAAGAATTTGTCGGGTATGTAAAAGATTTCTTTAAGAACAATCCGATCAAAGTTGAAAAATAA
- the sigK gene encoding RNA polymerase sporulation sigma factor SigK produces the protein MSLFAAIGYMVREVFVFVSYVKNNAFPQPLSSDDERKYLELMEQGDAQARNLLIEHNLRLVAHIVKKFENTGEDAEDLISIGTIGLIKAIESYSAGKGTKLATYAARCIENEILMHLRVLKKTKKDVSLHDPIGQDKEGNEISLIDILKSESEDVIDMIQLSMELEKIKEYIDILDEREKEVIVKRFGLGLDKEKTQREIAKALGISRSYVSRIEKRALMKMFHEFVRAEKEKKAKE, from the coding sequence TTGAGTCTATTCGCCGCAATTGGATATATGGTTCGAGAAGTGTTTGTTTTTGTTTCTTATGTGAAGAATAATGCGTTTCCGCAGCCGTTATCATCTGACGATGAGAGAAAGTACTTAGAGTTAATGGAGCAAGGTGATGCTCAAGCGAGGAATCTGTTAATTGAACATAATTTACGGCTTGTAGCTCATATCGTTAAAAAATTTGAAAACACAGGGGAAGATGCAGAAGATTTAATTTCAATTGGTACAATCGGGCTCATTAAAGCGATCGAGAGCTATTCGGCAGGAAAAGGAACAAAACTTGCGACGTATGCAGCGCGCTGTATTGAAAATGAAATTTTGATGCATTTACGTGTACTAAAGAAAACGAAAAAGGACGTTTCACTTCATGATCCGATCGGGCAAGATAAAGAGGGGAATGAAATATCGCTTATTGATATATTAAAATCAGAGTCTGAAGATGTAATTGATATGATCCAGCTTAGTATGGAGTTAGAAAAAATTAAAGAATATATCGATATTTTAGACGAACGAGAGAAAGAAGTAATCGTAAAGCGTTTTGGACTGGGGCTTGATAAAGAGAAAACGCAGCGGGAGATTGCAAAGGCACTCGGTATTTCCAGAAGCTACGTATCAAGAATTGAAAAGCGCGCTTTAATGAAAATGTTCCATGAATTTGTAAGAGCAGAGAAAGAGAAAAAAGCGAAAGAATAA